Part of the Wolbachia endosymbiont of Ctenocephalides felis wCfeJ genome, CGTATCTGTTCAGCGGAGTGGCAAAATAAGGTAGACAAGGTAGTATAAAAAGATAACCATAGAGTAAAAGTGAATTTACAACAAAGGGTGTCATTCCAGCACGTGACGCTGGAATCCAGTGAAAAAAAAGAATGGATCCCAGTGTCCGCTACTCGGATGACAAGAAAAGAACTA contains:
- a CDS encoding WPE palindromic element domain-containing protein — protein: MNLQQRVSFQHVTLESSEKKEWIPVSATRMTRKELLE